From one Fodinicurvata sp. EGI_FJ10296 genomic stretch:
- a CDS encoding PadR family transcriptional regulator — protein sequence MHNGAAQRSAVDYTDRRYWNGIIKMSLSKFFILRVLHDRPMHGYEIARAVETTTNGCCSPTEGTIYPVLREFETGGYVTSAEETVSGRGRKVYTLTEKGRAAFKVGVEAWMEVTDCLVESGRTADTTSRTESGDAPESPAERCC from the coding sequence ATGCATAACGGAGCGGCCCAACGGTCTGCCGTCGACTATACGGACCGACGGTACTGGAACGGCATCATCAAGATGAGTCTTTCCAAGTTCTTCATCCTGCGCGTCCTGCACGACCGGCCGATGCACGGCTATGAAATCGCACGCGCCGTCGAAACGACCACGAACGGATGCTGTTCGCCGACCGAAGGCACCATCTACCCGGTTCTGCGCGAGTTCGAGACCGGCGGCTACGTGACCTCGGCGGAGGAAACCGTTTCGGGCCGGGGCCGCAAGGTCTACACGCTGACCGAAAAGGGCCGGGCGGCTTTCAAGGTTGGGGTGGAAGCCTGGATGGAGGTAACCGACTGTCTGGTCGAATCCGGCAGAACCGCGGACACGACCAGCCGCACCGAGTCCGGCGACGCTCCGGAGTCTCCAGCGGAACGCTGCTGCTGA
- a CDS encoding NAD(P)-binding domain-containing protein codes for MNENDTIAVIGAGPVGLAAAAHLVGRSLKPMILEQADHVGAAIGQWGHVRVFSPWKYNIDEAATALLDEMPWMRPNPEDLPTGTEIVRDYLAPLAAHPAIAPHLILGARVTQVMREGRADQPLTIAWRGTDNVEHSHRVRAVIDASGTWGQPNPMGVNGGAVPGETQHSDRIAYGIPDIHGASRAEYAGRRVLVVGGGHSAVNVVLDLVRLRKSTPETEIVWALRSERVDKRLGGGSADQLPARGALGDAARQAVDSGTVTVLAPFAAQRIAADADNLIVDGRHGTRAISLDVDRVVVATGFRPDFSMLEGLSIAIDPVVEAPPALASLIDPALHSCGTVPPHGARELAHPEPGFYIVGAKSYGRAPTFLMMTGYEQVRSVVAEIAGDHAAANDVRLILPETGVCSAVPQAAPQTSITDPPRSASGCCGGPEPVSVDACCVKDAEAKTGGATGCGCSVA; via the coding sequence ATGAATGAAAACGATACCATTGCCGTCATCGGCGCCGGCCCTGTCGGCCTTGCCGCCGCTGCACATCTCGTGGGTCGCAGCCTGAAACCGATGATACTGGAACAGGCGGACCATGTCGGCGCCGCCATCGGCCAATGGGGCCATGTACGCGTCTTCTCGCCCTGGAAATACAATATCGACGAAGCCGCCACCGCCCTGCTTGACGAAATGCCATGGATGCGCCCCAATCCGGAAGACCTGCCGACCGGCACCGAAATCGTCCGCGACTATCTGGCCCCGCTGGCGGCTCACCCCGCCATCGCGCCGCATCTGATATTGGGGGCACGGGTGACGCAAGTAATGCGCGAAGGCCGGGCCGACCAGCCGCTCACGATTGCGTGGCGGGGCACCGACAACGTGGAACACAGCCACAGGGTTCGCGCTGTCATCGATGCCTCCGGCACCTGGGGACAGCCAAACCCGATGGGCGTCAACGGCGGCGCCGTTCCCGGCGAAACCCAACACAGCGACCGGATCGCCTATGGCATCCCTGACATACACGGAGCATCGCGCGCCGAATATGCCGGCCGCCGCGTGCTGGTGGTCGGCGGCGGCCATTCGGCGGTCAATGTCGTGCTCGACCTTGTCCGCCTGCGGAAATCGACGCCGGAGACGGAAATCGTCTGGGCGCTCAGAAGCGAACGGGTCGATAAACGGCTCGGCGGCGGCTCGGCGGACCAGTTGCCGGCGCGCGGCGCCCTCGGCGACGCCGCAAGGCAGGCCGTCGACAGCGGCACGGTCACCGTCCTGGCGCCATTCGCCGCTCAGCGAATCGCGGCCGACGCCGATAATCTGATCGTCGACGGCCGTCATGGGACACGGGCCATTTCGCTTGATGTCGACCGCGTGGTTGTCGCAACGGGATTCCGGCCCGATTTCTCGATGCTGGAGGGGCTGAGTATTGCCATCGACCCTGTCGTCGAAGCGCCACCGGCACTGGCGTCGCTGATCGATCCGGCATTGCATTCCTGCGGCACGGTCCCGCCGCACGGCGCGCGGGAACTGGCGCATCCCGAACCCGGATTCTACATCGTGGGTGCCAAGTCCTACGGCCGTGCGCCGACATTCCTGATGATGACCGGCTACGAACAGGTGCGGTCAGTCGTCGCCGAGATTGCCGGCGATCACGCAGCCGCCAACGACGTCCGGCTGATATTGCCCGAAACGGGTGTGTGCAGCGCCGTGCCGCAAGCAGCGCCGCAAACCTCGATCACGGACCCACCACGATCGGCATCTGGATGTTGCGGTGGGCCAGAACCGGTCAGCGTTGATGCCTGCTGCGTCAAGGACGCCGAGGCCAAGACCGGAGGCGCCACGGGCTGCGGGTGCTCGGTCGCATGA
- a CDS encoding MFS transporter, with product MRSGSRRTGVILALGGAQTLAWGSTYYLPAILAVPMGETMGTTTGPIYGAFSAALVLSALLGPAAGRRIDRFGGRDVLAVSSLVFAVGLATLGAAQSLWMLYAGWLILGIGMAMGLYEAAFATLAGIYGSSARGAITGITLLAGLASTICWPITALMEAEMGWRAACFAWATVHVAIGLPVNRFLIPAMPVQMEAPADAPPDPPRNTPKANAGLWDRNMVLLAFAFTTTWFISTAMAAHLPRLLQDSGATAAGAIAIAALVGPAQVAGRLLEFGLLQRFHPLLSARLAGAAHPLGVAGLALFGAPAAIFFAVVHGAGNGILTIAKGTVPLALFGPSGYGLRQGVLSVPARFGQAAAPFVFALAIDRYGASALLLSATLGLAGTTALLFLRSQPSGSQVSTAD from the coding sequence ATGAGGTCCGGATCCCGCAGAACCGGCGTCATTCTGGCACTAGGCGGCGCGCAGACATTGGCCTGGGGCTCGACATACTATCTGCCGGCGATCCTGGCGGTGCCGATGGGCGAAACCATGGGCACCACGACAGGACCAATCTATGGCGCGTTTTCCGCCGCCCTCGTCCTGTCCGCGCTGCTGGGGCCGGCGGCCGGACGGCGGATCGACCGCTTCGGCGGCCGCGACGTGCTGGCGGTGTCCAGTCTGGTTTTTGCTGTCGGTCTCGCCACCCTCGGCGCGGCACAAAGCCTGTGGATGCTGTATGCCGGATGGCTGATTCTGGGCATCGGCATGGCCATGGGGCTTTATGAAGCGGCCTTTGCCACGCTTGCCGGAATCTATGGCAGCTCGGCGCGCGGCGCCATCACGGGGATCACGTTGCTGGCGGGGCTCGCCAGCACCATCTGCTGGCCGATCACAGCGCTGATGGAGGCGGAAATGGGCTGGCGCGCGGCCTGTTTCGCCTGGGCGACGGTGCATGTGGCGATCGGTCTTCCCGTCAACCGGTTCCTGATTCCGGCAATGCCGGTTCAGATGGAAGCGCCGGCAGACGCCCCGCCGGACCCACCGCGCAACACCCCGAAAGCCAATGCCGGCCTCTGGGACCGGAACATGGTGCTGCTGGCTTTCGCCTTTACGACAACCTGGTTCATCAGCACGGCGATGGCTGCTCATCTGCCCCGCCTGCTGCAGGATTCCGGCGCAACGGCCGCCGGCGCGATCGCCATCGCGGCGCTGGTCGGCCCCGCTCAGGTCGCCGGACGGCTGCTGGAATTCGGCCTGCTGCAACGGTTCCACCCACTGCTTTCCGCGCGCCTCGCGGGCGCTGCCCATCCTTTGGGTGTCGCCGGCCTGGCGCTGTTCGGCGCGCCCGCGGCGATTTTTTTCGCCGTCGTCCACGGCGCCGGCAACGGCATCCTGACGATCGCAAAGGGGACCGTGCCGCTCGCGCTGTTCGGCCCATCCGGCTACGGCTTGCGCCAGGGCGTACTGTCAGTGCCGGCCCGTTTCGGGCAGGCAGCCGCGCCCTTCGTCTTCGCTCTGGCGATAGACCGCTATGGCGCGTCGGCCCTGTTGCTGTCGGCGACGCTGGGGCTGGCCGGCACGACCGCGCTTCTTTTCCTTCGAAGCCAGCCCTCGGGGTCCCAGGTTTCAACGGCAGACTGA
- a CDS encoding DUF3137 domain-containing protein encodes MPVNNREHRGRGNVTTGFTEKSAIESGFAQIYDERIAPKLERLTADRAGLRHRTRRDLLIIAGIGAVVAIAIPLILGSAWAWISFLVMTGAIILALLYVQRRSKDWNAMLIEAFMPDVCQFLGDLRYDREGAHDSFVTAFQDAGILRPSAKRTLTHHFAGSYRNTGFELVEAHLKRKKRNKDSSDSTIFNGLLFKIQVPAAIPGRIVIVPNYGAFMQKLADALGPTSVRSLDVVPMDKPDFDERFTVRGEVPDGTRALLTPGFMDALLEIDEHEGGASQKRSLAAAFVDNTFLLTLTRHEQIFSLGPIKFERPRPFLATRSILRDNPDLQGTVHTMFDDIGVAYRVIDRLHGS; translated from the coding sequence ATGCCCGTCAACAATCGGGAACATCGGGGGCGCGGAAACGTGACAACGGGATTCACTGAAAAATCGGCCATCGAATCCGGTTTTGCGCAGATCTATGATGAAAGGATTGCGCCGAAGCTCGAACGGCTCACGGCCGATCGCGCCGGTTTGCGCCACAGAACGCGCCGGGATCTGCTGATCATCGCAGGTATCGGCGCCGTGGTCGCGATAGCCATTCCCCTGATACTGGGCAGCGCCTGGGCGTGGATTTCATTTCTGGTAATGACCGGCGCCATAATCCTGGCCCTGCTTTACGTCCAACGGCGGTCGAAGGACTGGAATGCCATGCTGATCGAGGCTTTCATGCCGGATGTCTGCCAGTTCCTGGGCGATCTGAGGTACGACCGTGAGGGTGCCCACGACAGTTTCGTCACAGCTTTTCAGGACGCCGGCATCCTGCGGCCGTCGGCAAAACGAACACTGACCCACCACTTTGCCGGCAGCTACCGGAACACCGGATTCGAATTGGTCGAGGCGCATCTGAAGCGTAAGAAGCGGAACAAGGACTCCAGCGATTCGACTATTTTCAACGGCCTCCTGTTCAAGATCCAGGTGCCGGCCGCGATTCCCGGACGCATCGTCATCGTGCCCAACTACGGCGCCTTCATGCAGAAGCTCGCCGATGCTCTGGGGCCGACCAGCGTCCGGTCCCTGGACGTGGTCCCGATGGACAAGCCCGATTTCGATGAGCGATTTACCGTGCGCGGCGAGGTCCCCGACGGCACGCGTGCGCTGCTGACGCCGGGATTCATGGATGCGCTGCTGGAAATCGATGAGCACGAGGGCGGTGCCTCGCAAAAACGGTCTCTGGCAGCAGCCTTCGTCGACAATACGTTTCTGCTGACGCTCACCCGGCACGAACAGATCTTTTCACTCGGCCCGATCAAATTCGAACGGCCGCGCCCCTTTCTGGCAACGCGGTCCATCCTTCGCGACAACCCCGACCTCCAGGGCACCGTCCATACGATGTTCGATGATATCGGTGTCGCCTATCGCGTCATCGACCGCCTTCACGGCAGTTGA
- a CDS encoding VOC family protein — MQMLPGGDAIHLDHLAHFVPDLEATAAALERMGFLPTPVAVQQNRTEHGMVPAGMANRCTMLRQGYLEFLTAVSDTELARQFHKAIARYTGVHLVAMGVDRPDAAFDALQQNGFAPTPPVNLTRPAPAPEGQEPPEARFTVIRVPPGTMPEGRIQILKHHTPDIVWQERFMAHPNAVVSLEAVLMIVVDAAATAARYGRFLNRQPETLGAGHSIVRFEHGCLVFVEPEALAATQPAIEAEGPLPRIAAYCVGSADVAETERVFRAGGLEGEVSGKVEKTWRLPSVLGGFMTVCPRDAGPTWSRPTAP, encoded by the coding sequence ATGCAGATGCTCCCCGGCGGCGACGCCATCCATCTCGACCATCTGGCGCATTTCGTGCCCGATCTGGAGGCAACCGCGGCCGCGCTTGAGCGCATGGGCTTTCTGCCCACGCCGGTTGCCGTTCAGCAGAACCGGACCGAGCACGGCATGGTGCCGGCCGGTATGGCCAATCGGTGCACAATGCTGCGACAGGGCTATCTGGAATTTCTGACCGCCGTATCGGACACCGAACTGGCGCGCCAGTTCCACAAGGCTATTGCCCGCTATACCGGCGTCCATCTGGTGGCCATGGGTGTGGACCGCCCCGACGCGGCGTTCGACGCATTGCAGCAGAACGGCTTCGCCCCGACGCCGCCGGTCAATCTGACGCGGCCCGCTCCAGCGCCGGAAGGCCAGGAGCCGCCCGAAGCACGGTTCACCGTCATTCGCGTACCGCCCGGCACCATGCCCGAAGGCCGCATCCAGATCCTCAAGCATCACACGCCCGACATCGTCTGGCAGGAACGCTTCATGGCGCACCCGAATGCGGTCGTGTCGCTGGAAGCCGTCCTGATGATTGTGGTGGACGCTGCCGCCACCGCCGCGCGCTACGGCCGGTTCCTGAATCGCCAGCCGGAAACCCTCGGCGCCGGCCACAGCATCGTGCGCTTCGAGCATGGCTGCCTGGTCTTTGTCGAACCGGAGGCGCTGGCAGCGACGCAACCAGCAATCGAGGCCGAGGGACCATTACCGCGCATTGCCGCCTATTGCGTCGGCAGCGCCGATGTCGCTGAAACGGAGCGGGTCTTCCGTGCCGGCGGCCTGGAGGGCGAGGTCTCGGGCAAAGTCGAGAAAACCTGGCGCCTGCCATCGGTCCTGGGCGGCTTCATGACCGTGTGCCCGCGCGATGCCGGTCCGACCTGGTCAAGACCCACGGCACCATAA
- the denD gene encoding D-erythronate dehydrogenase translates to MHVLVIGAAGMVGRKLTDRLIGDGQLNGRKIDTLTLADVVASDRTAGGSGIDVRVRTGDMAGADATTDLVRDRPDVIFHLAAIVSGQAEQDFELGYRVNFDGVRNLVEAIRLAGDDYCPRLVFTSSIAVFGAPFPDPIPDTWYHTPLTSYGTQKAVGELLLSDYTRRGLLDGVGIRLPTIVVRPGAPNKAASGFFSGIIREPLQGTEAILPVDESVRHWVASPRSAVGFLIHAAGLDKATLGHPVSMTMPGLDITVGEMIATLEKVAGKKVVDRIRREPDPFIQSMVAGWPEAFDTRRALDLGFRSESRFEDIINIFIEDELQGRIA, encoded by the coding sequence ATGCATGTGTTGGTGATCGGCGCCGCCGGAATGGTCGGCCGCAAGCTGACCGACCGCCTGATCGGCGACGGCCAGTTGAACGGACGCAAGATCGATACGCTGACCCTGGCGGATGTCGTCGCCAGCGACCGCACCGCCGGAGGTTCCGGCATCGACGTCCGCGTCAGGACCGGCGATATGGCCGGTGCCGACGCGACCACCGATCTGGTTCGCGACCGGCCCGACGTCATCTTTCATCTGGCGGCCATCGTTTCCGGACAGGCCGAGCAGGATTTCGAGCTCGGCTACCGGGTCAATTTCGACGGTGTGCGCAATCTGGTCGAAGCGATCCGGCTGGCGGGAGACGACTATTGCCCGCGGCTGGTGTTCACATCGTCGATTGCCGTGTTCGGCGCGCCCTTCCCCGACCCGATTCCGGACACCTGGTATCACACGCCCCTGACCAGCTATGGCACACAGAAGGCGGTCGGCGAATTGCTGCTGTCGGATTATACCCGGCGCGGTCTGCTCGACGGTGTCGGCATCCGACTGCCGACCATCGTCGTCCGCCCCGGCGCGCCCAACAAGGCGGCGTCCGGCTTCTTCTCCGGCATCATCCGCGAGCCGCTGCAGGGCACGGAAGCGATCCTGCCAGTCGACGAGTCGGTCCGGCACTGGGTGGCCAGTCCGCGTTCGGCGGTCGGATTCCTGATCCATGCCGCCGGCCTGGACAAGGCGACACTGGGACATCCGGTTTCCATGACCATGCCGGGTCTGGACATCACCGTGGGCGAGATGATCGCCACATTGGAAAAAGTGGCCGGGAAAAAGGTCGTCGACCGTATCCGGCGGGAGCCCGATCCGTTCATCCAGTCCATGGTCGCGGGTTGGCCGGAAGCATTCGACACCCGCCGGGCGCTCGATCTGGGCTTCAGGTCGGAAAGCCGGTTCGAGGACATAATCAACATCTTCATCGAGGATGAATTGCAGGGCCGCATTGCCTGA
- a CDS encoding class I SAM-dependent methyltransferase, whose protein sequence is MPDNLFSASKHSPAENTTAAPCPLCAVGSGRHFAEVNGRRYLRCPNCLLTWLAPAQRPDADAELAEYGHHDNRPDDPGYRRFLNKAVEPLCLRLAEKGVAQADGLDFGCGPGPTLSVMMDERGHRFVDFDPFFRPDGRLLKRRYDAIACTEVAEHFHDPTREFTLLDSLLVPGGVLAVMTSILYDDDAFAGWHYIRELSHVVFYRPETMVWIATQFGWSMTAPSPTVRLFEKA, encoded by the coding sequence TTGCCTGATAATCTCTTTTCGGCGTCCAAACATTCTCCTGCCGAGAACACAACGGCCGCGCCCTGCCCGCTCTGTGCCGTCGGCAGCGGGCGGCACTTCGCCGAAGTCAACGGGCGCCGATACCTGCGGTGCCCGAACTGCCTGCTCACCTGGCTGGCCCCGGCGCAGCGTCCGGACGCCGATGCCGAACTGGCGGAATATGGCCATCACGACAACCGGCCTGACGATCCCGGCTATCGCCGCTTTCTGAACAAGGCGGTCGAACCCTTGTGTCTTCGTCTGGCCGAAAAGGGTGTGGCACAGGCGGATGGGCTTGATTTCGGCTGCGGGCCGGGGCCGACACTGTCGGTCATGATGGACGAACGCGGCCACCGGTTCGTCGACTTCGATCCGTTTTTTCGTCCCGACGGGCGCCTGCTCAAACGACGCTATGACGCCATCGCCTGCACCGAGGTCGCGGAGCATTTCCACGATCCGACACGCGAATTCACGCTGCTCGACAGCCTGCTGGTGCCAGGCGGCGTGCTGGCGGTCATGACGTCGATCCTTTACGACGACGATGCATTCGCCGGCTGGCATTACATCCGCGAGCTTAGCCACGTTGTGTTCTATCGCCCGGAAACGATGGTGTGGATCGCGACGCAGTTTGGCTGGTCGATGACCGCGCCCAGCCCAACGGTGCGCCTGTTCGAAAAGGCCTGA
- a CDS encoding LysR substrate-binding domain-containing protein — MDFRVLQNFLCLVRVRNFSRAARESNLTQPALSRRIKALEEWIGAPLLDRSAQPIAPTRIGAAFFELATEFEERFTIFRQLAARDRSEEARTLNIAAIHTLAMGILPSVVMGLEQALPGTLCNVSANDHQRCIDMLFAVEADLMFSFSLSAQDRPEHQGDAISMVIGHDSLVPVSAPDEGGQPIHTLTGHPGAEAAFLSYGDDAMLQRGLESALAAPLRNCHLRTVFKNSMTEVLRRCVQAGFGLAWLPQSMVAEDLARAALVPAGGKEWHVPMEIRASRRNTPGVPLIDEAWAVIGSTADAPEA; from the coding sequence ATGGACTTTCGCGTTCTACAGAACTTTCTCTGCCTGGTCAGGGTCCGTAACTTTTCCCGCGCGGCCCGCGAGAGCAACCTGACTCAACCCGCCCTGAGCCGCCGCATCAAGGCGCTGGAAGAGTGGATCGGCGCGCCTCTGCTCGACCGGTCGGCCCAGCCGATCGCACCGACGCGGATCGGCGCGGCGTTCTTCGAACTCGCCACCGAATTCGAGGAGCGGTTCACGATCTTTCGCCAGTTGGCCGCGCGCGACCGCTCCGAAGAAGCGAGAACCCTGAATATCGCCGCGATCCACACCCTGGCCATGGGCATCCTGCCTTCGGTGGTGATGGGTCTGGAGCAGGCGTTGCCCGGGACGCTGTGCAACGTGTCCGCCAACGATCATCAGCGCTGCATCGACATGCTGTTTGCCGTCGAAGCCGACCTGATGTTCTCGTTCTCGTTGTCGGCGCAGGACCGGCCCGAACATCAAGGCGACGCCATCAGCATGGTGATCGGCCATGACAGCCTGGTTCCGGTCAGTGCGCCCGACGAGGGGGGCCAGCCAATCCACACCCTGACCGGCCATCCGGGCGCCGAGGCCGCCTTTCTGTCCTATGGCGACGACGCCATGCTGCAACGCGGTCTGGAGTCGGCACTGGCGGCGCCGTTGCGGAATTGCCATCTGCGCACCGTGTTCAAGAACTCGATGACGGAAGTTCTCCGGCGCTGCGTTCAGGCCGGATTCGGCCTGGCCTGGCTGCCACAAAGCATGGTCGCCGAAGATCTGGCTCGGGCGGCACTCGTCCCCGCCGGCGGCAAGGAATGGCACGTCCCGATGGAAATACGGGCGTCGCGGCGTAATACGCCCGGAGTGCCGCTGATCGACGAGGCCTGGGCCGTTATCGGAAGCACGGCCGATGCGCCTGAGGCATAA
- a CDS encoding D-cysteine desulfhydrase — MLDLSGFDRIRLAHLPTPVEPMARLAADLGGPNLLVKRDDCTGLATGGNKARKLEFLMAAAVREGADTVLTQGAVQSNHVRQTAAAACRLGLKCRVLLEERLSNPPSQYETSGNVWLNTLFGAEVAYRPGGSDMAAELDAEAEAVRSAGGVPYVIPGGGSNPLGGLGYVAMVEELAIQLRDQKLAVDHIVHATGSAGTQAGILAGLSALGMDIPVHGIGVRFDSETQESRVHALTDKITDLIGAPAVPRASVRAADGYIGDGYGHPTPGMVDAVRTTARLEGLLLDPVYSGKGMAGLIDLVHKGVFSRKETVLFLHTGGAVGLFGYQWAFDDPPAGA; from the coding sequence ATGCTGGATCTGAGCGGCTTCGACCGCATCCGCCTCGCCCATCTGCCCACACCAGTCGAGCCCATGGCCCGCCTTGCCGCGGACCTTGGCGGCCCGAACCTGCTGGTCAAGCGCGATGACTGCACCGGTCTGGCGACCGGCGGCAACAAGGCGCGCAAGCTGGAATTTCTTATGGCCGCCGCGGTCCGCGAGGGCGCCGACACCGTGCTGACCCAGGGCGCCGTCCAGTCAAACCATGTCCGTCAAACAGCAGCCGCAGCCTGCCGGCTGGGATTGAAGTGCCGGGTGCTGCTGGAAGAACGGCTCAGCAATCCACCGTCGCAATATGAAACCTCGGGCAATGTCTGGCTCAATACCCTGTTCGGGGCCGAGGTTGCCTATCGTCCAGGCGGCAGCGACATGGCGGCCGAACTCGACGCCGAAGCCGAAGCCGTCCGCAGCGCCGGCGGCGTGCCCTATGTCATTCCCGGCGGCGGGTCGAACCCGCTCGGCGGTCTGGGGTATGTCGCCATGGTCGAAGAACTGGCGATACAATTGCGCGATCAGAAGCTGGCCGTCGATCATATCGTTCACGCGACCGGCAGCGCCGGCACCCAGGCCGGCATTCTCGCCGGTCTTTCTGCTCTGGGGATGGATATTCCGGTCCACGGCATCGGCGTCCGCTTCGACAGCGAGACCCAGGAAAGCCGCGTTCATGCCCTGACAGACAAGATCACCGACCTGATCGGCGCACCGGCCGTACCGCGCGCCTCGGTCCGTGCGGCCGACGGCTATATCGGCGACGGCTACGGTCATCCGACCCCCGGCATGGTGGACGCCGTGCGGACGACGGCGCGGCTGGAAGGCCTGCTGCTCGATCCGGTCTATTCCGGCAAAGGCATGGCCGGGCTGATCGACCTTGTCCACAAGGGCGTATTCTCCCGGAAAGAAACGGTGCTTTTCCTTCACACCGGCGGCGCCGTCGGGTTGTTCGGTTATCAGTGGGCCTTCGATGATCCGCCAGCCGGAGCCTGA
- a CDS encoding tripartite tricarboxylate transporter substrate binding protein, which yields MANSIKRTLSTTVAAGLAFSAYSGLTTATAMADDTSNYPDEQIRLVIPYSPGGATDIIFRLVATELEDELGVAVVPVNMSGASATIGSREVRNADPDGYTILGSHDVIAAAYLSGVVDYSFDAFEPISLITQTPNMATISSDLGIDSLDAFIDYVNENPGELAWGITPGSTSHFFVAMMMDAIGLEDGSLRMIDYEGTGDAIVAVQRGEIAGTMTNYTSARSEIEEGTFTALAVAHEERLPQMPDTPTFVELGYEMEHATSRGFFAPLGTPEPIIETLSAAIEAVAQSPDLSQQIEDELGSIVRYLPPEEYEEFVANVQTTLERTAENIDM from the coding sequence ATGGCCAATAGCATCAAACGGACCCTTTCGACCACTGTCGCCGCCGGACTGGCGTTTTCGGCCTATTCCGGTCTGACAACCGCCACCGCGATGGCGGACGACACTTCCAATTATCCCGACGAGCAGATCAGGCTGGTCATTCCCTATTCACCCGGCGGCGCGACCGACATCATTTTCCGTCTGGTTGCCACCGAGCTGGAGGATGAACTCGGCGTTGCCGTTGTTCCGGTCAACATGTCCGGGGCGTCGGCCACGATCGGCTCGCGCGAAGTCCGCAACGCCGATCCGGACGGCTACACCATTCTGGGCAGCCACGATGTGATCGCGGCCGCATATCTTTCCGGCGTCGTCGACTATTCGTTCGATGCCTTCGAGCCGATCTCGCTGATCACACAGACGCCGAACATGGCGACGATCAGTTCCGATCTCGGCATCGACTCCCTGGACGCGTTCATCGATTATGTGAACGAGAATCCGGGCGAACTTGCCTGGGGCATCACGCCGGGATCGACGTCGCATTTCTTCGTCGCCATGATGATGGACGCGATCGGCCTGGAAGATGGCAGCCTTCGCATGATCGACTATGAAGGCACCGGCGACGCGATCGTCGCGGTCCAGCGTGGCGAGATCGCCGGCACCATGACCAACTACACCTCCGCCCGCAGCGAGATCGAGGAAGGCACGTTCACCGCCCTCGCCGTCGCGCACGAGGAACGGCTGCCGCAGATGCCCGACACGCCGACCTTCGTCGAACTGGGCTATGAAATGGAGCACGCCACCAGCCGGGGCTTCTTCGCGCCGCTGGGCACGCCCGAGCCGATCATCGAGACCCTGTCGGCGGCAATCGAAGCCGTCGCGCAATCTCCGGATCTCAGTCAGCAGATCGAGGACGAACTCGGCTCCATCGTCCGTTATCTGCCGCCGGAAGAGTATGAAGAGTTCGTGGCGAACGTCCAGACGACACTGGAACGGACGGCCGAAAACATCGACATGTAG
- a CDS encoding tripartite tricarboxylate transporter TctB family protein, whose protein sequence is MTRNIALSLGMLVFCALMYWETFNFPEASRFRAGPEVFPRFILLIIAGLSAILLIRSLVTERHGLKNVEFDFRVFAREYWLVIALFALFGVYVVALTVVGFVPATLVFLMAGQIMIARRTDAKTLGIAAAVTIFATLSISYIFSQVLRIWLP, encoded by the coding sequence ATGACGCGAAACATCGCCCTCTCGCTGGGAATGCTGGTTTTCTGCGCGCTGATGTACTGGGAAACCTTCAATTTCCCCGAAGCCTCCCGGTTCCGCGCCGGCCCTGAAGTCTTCCCGCGCTTCATACTGCTTATCATCGCCGGATTGTCGGCGATCCTGTTGATCAGGTCGCTTGTCACCGAACGGCACGGCCTGAAAAACGTCGAGTTCGACTTCCGTGTCTTCGCCAGGGAATACTGGCTCGTCATTGCCCTGTTCGCGTTGTTCGGCGTCTATGTCGTCGCCCTGACGGTTGTCGGCTTCGTTCCCGCGACGCTGGTCTTCCTGATGGCCGGCCAGATCATGATCGCGCGCCGGACCGACGCAAAAACGCTGGGGATCGCGGCCGCCGTGACGATCTTCGCGACGCTGTCCATATCCTACATCTTCAGTCAGGTCCTGCGCATCTGGCTGCCGTAA